Part of the Chanos chanos chromosome 5, fChaCha1.1, whole genome shotgun sequence genome, ATTACTCTTGACTAATCCAATGTCCTTGAATTGGAATTCATTTTGAGGCATACACCTTTACCTTTTCACCTTTTCAACTGCTGTCTTTAATTACTTTAAGGCAACTGTTTAACAGCACCAAGTAAACATCAGTCCTGCTGAAATGAATGCTATGTACAGAAGTATTCTTTGAGCCAGTTTACTTGATGCTGCTTTGACTTAATTATTTTGTGTTCGTTTAAAACAGTTCAAGACACAAGATATGTATTAATGAGATTGTATACTGCTTTACTGTCTTCAGAGGTTTAGTGTCATACTATGTCCTTCTTTGAAAACTTTGCAAGATTTAATTTGGATTTAGGTCATTGTTAACTAAATATGCATACTAGTTCATTGTTTATTCAGTACAAATTCTAactcacagaaaataaataaataaataaaggttttgttttgttttttcccagtACCTCAACAACTATTTTCAGTTATTGAGATATTGAGTTCGTGGTCATTTTCATtaacaatgaacaaaatatgTCTAAGTGAAAAGATCAAATAATAAGCCATAATATAGTCATTATCAAAGGTTTATGTCAGTTATTGGAAGAGGGCACTCACAAGGTTCAGGTGGAATCAAAGGTTCAAATTTCAAAGCAAAGTGAGTGTATTTTAAGACACTTTATTGTTATGCCTAAGGTCCCTCTGTCTAATGAGCTATTTGTAGAACCAGCAGACcccattaaattaaaaatgtgtgtgcttgtgtatgtgtgtgtgtgtgtgtgtgtgttgtttccaCATAGGAAAGCCtcttttacagtttacagtttttcCTGTGTGAAATTTGAGCGTGATACCTCAGAGATAGTGCATGTAATGGTGATGGCCTTAAAGAGGGTTCAGggttctctcacacatacagtaggTTTATATCAAAGACCAGACTTGGTGAGATGAAACACCTGTTGCTATTGTTGTGCCCAGACTTGGGCTGGTAGCTTAGGCAAAATGAGTGACACTTGCCAGAACTCCCTCCATCAACACTCGTCCTGCAGTCTGCCAAAGCATCACGGTTCATTTCTAAAACTGGTCCTGATCTGAACAATGGGTCAATGAGGTTAGAAGCAGAACACAGAAATGTACCATTTGTCACACATTTGATAGCGTAGAGTACTGGATTTGACTTTAAACAGTccttgtttaatttttaaaaagctgtttaaaatgcattacaTAAAAATACTTCTtaacaaaaagattttttttttcactttataaGTTACTTTTTCTagcattgtgtttttaaaaagctaGCAACACTGAATTCTTTCAGAAGCATAGAGTGACACGAGAAGTGATTTTCCAGTGACATTGAATAGTAGATGATGTTTTTGGACAATGTTCTTCACATGATACTTTTTCAAATTTCTTTCACAGCCTTAACTGACAAGATGTATCACTTTTTAATATGAAATGCATCTGATAAAGCTGAAGATCTAGGAATGAGATATGATCAATAAACTTCaactattcttcttcttcttcttctttttattattactagtaAAAGCAGTGACAATGGCAGTAATAGTGGTTAGTGATCAAGGTAACAGTAGTGGCAGTGCTAGTATTAATATTACAATTaatattgttgtatttttacCCATTAATGTTTgtggaaatgaatggaaatgtCAGTCCAGCCAAACTCAAGGGAACAGATGTTCAAGGTTAACACCGTGGCTATATTCTACAAAACTGTTTGGGTTGGTCTAATGCACTAGGCTAGTTGATCACTTTTTTGGGAAGCCCACTGTTGACATGATGAAAGGACCGACCAACTCTCATAGTCTCAGATGACAGACAGTGGGGACAATGGTCTTAGGAGGAGTTTACAGATTTATTATGCCTGGTCGAAATGCTCTTTTAAGTCTGATCTAGGAACAGCACTCTCTGTCCAAATACCTCAACCATTGCAAGAGAAGTGGCAAAACTGATGTCAGTCCACGGTACAAGACAAACTTCTCCAGTCTTAGATTTATCACGGGTAAAGTGTACTGACGTGACGGCTGAAGCATTTGACAGCATGTTGGCGGTGGTAACCTGCTGTGTCCTGGTTATTTCCTGGTATGAACCACTTTTTCCCGTGAGCAAATAGCGTGAGAGCGCACCATGTGGCATTACAGGCCCATTTTAGATACTGAAATGCAATCCAGAGCGCTGCTGTCCAACCTCTATCAGAGTGGCTCACGATTGACAGATTCTTCTTTGTGCACGGTATGCGAACCTGAGTGCTGAGCCCGCTGTCATTTCAGCACCATGCTtaatatatgagagagagagtttcgaCACGGTCGTCACCTAACGGAACAAATGCTCCGTACGCCGACATGACGCACCACGCACCTTTGTTTTGAGTTGTAACGATAAATCCAttaatggaaaaaacaaactgaacttgCCCAGTCCAACATGTCTTaaagtcaaattcaaatttctGCTCCCTCTTGTATTACTGACATAGGAGTCTAAATATAAATGACTGACTTGTCTCTTTAGTGTATATTTAGTGTTGGTGAAGAAATTAATCGAAAtttaaccaagaaaaaaaatactgcaattTGATTGAATACAATCATATGCTGAtgccctctttccctcttctgaTTTAAATCTTTCTATGTATGCTCCCAACATATTGCAGACTTTCACAGCCTGGTGTAACTCCCATCTGCGTAAAGCCGGCACTCAGATTGAGAACATTGAGGAAGACTTTCGAAATGGCCTTAAACTCATGCTGCTCCTGGAGGTCATTTCTGGTATGCATGAACACGTTCAtttggctgggtttttttttttattttttattttttattgttattttacaGACGTTAGTTGTTGTACACAGCATTTGGTTGCTTTTATAGGTGAGAGACTGCCTAAACCAGACAGAGGAAAGATGCGTTTTCACAAAATAGCCAATGTCAACAAAGCCCTGGATTACATCACAAGCAAAGGAGTGAAGCTGGTGTCAATTGGTGCAGAGGGTATGATGGCATCTCTTCATTATTAAGTGTAGAGTTTAAAAAATTTGGTTTTCAACTGAAACAGACAAAGGTGCTCAGTCTCAAAATGCTCAATCTGCCCGAGCACTGTGTGGACCCTGTGACCAGCACTGTGTTTAGGTTATGTTCAGTAGTTTCCCATTAGTAAATAATCTTAGATTCTCTTAGTGAACTTGATCTTAGTATCTTCAAAAACATAAGACCTGAGCAATTTGACCAATGAGGAGACTCTGACTTTTTAATACTGACCATTCTTGAGATTCTCCCAGTTGGGAGAACGGGTCATTGCTGGTCAATTGGCTGTCAATCTCAAATGTCTAATCTGTAAAGATCAGAGGAGGTGCTATGAACTGATTAATGTAAACATAGCTTTAAGACAAGGCATAATGTGACAGACTCTAGTCTCATGGTGAAATTATTGttaaaacacatgacacatCTGATTTGCTCCTCAGAGATAGTAGATGGGAATGTAAAGATGACTCTGGGTATGATCTGGACCATCATCCTCCGCTTTGCCATTCAGGACATCTCAGTGGAAGGTAAACAGGCATGTGTCTGTTTCGAATAATGTAACTGCATTTTAACCCAGCTCTTTCAGTGTTAAATAAACCCTGGCTCTCCTGCAGAAACCTCCGCTAAGGAAGGCCTCCTGCTGTGGTGTCAAAGGAAGACTGCCCCCTATAGGAACGTCAACGTCCAAAACTTCCATTGCAGGTCAGTACTGATGTCTGTCAAGCAAATATATGTGTACTTTATATAGGTACAGCAGAAAACATAGCTATGGCAAATGTACATTTCCTGGCTAATCAACAATAGCTTTGCCAAAACGAAGTTGTCTATTAAGAATTTTGAAATAGCTAACATTTGCTACTTGAGTTGCTTTACCTTGTGTGtcatgagcaaaaacatgtacCTTGTTTTAGGGCATATAGGTAATGGAATACCAGTGCAATCTTTTATATATTCTATTGAATGTGGCCATTTAATAATTATATTAAAACTGCTATATAATTTTAGACTTGGAGTGAAATTTTTTTACAGTAGCATTGTACCAAATCAAAAGTCCCATCTTAATGTTTTGGGTTTATTACATATAGAGTTTCAGCTCTGCTTACTACAgattacagatacagatacatttTGACCCAAGTCTAAAAGACCAAGATAGACCTGTTTGGTGTAGTTTATACATTTTATCTGTTATTGGTACAGAGTACAAATAAGGCTGTGGTTGATTTGAAGTTCATTTGTTCTTCACattaatggaaaataaaaatgtgtgtcttttgttaGGTTAGATCAAATGAAATGGAAGTACTGACATAACCTGAAAAAATTCCAGTTGCTTGTTacaacttttaacttttttagGTGCAACGAAGTATGATTTTCTCAGGTTATTTTGTGCTTGCTGTTCTTCagcattttatctgttttaaactTTTAGATTAAAGTCAAAGGTATCTGGTTGATTAAATGATGTGTTCAAATTCACTGCCTACATTTCATATGGTCATTTAGTATTCAATAGAAACACGTGTATCATTTGGTGTGAAGATTGCAAGAAGATTGAAATGAGGAGTTTTCATTGCTTGTCCAATATCGCTTAGATAGATCTTTTCGGGGAAAAAGGGCATCTAAAGAATCCACACTGTTCTCTTTGTGGAGCTACAATAAAATCTTATTTAGCATTTCTGCCTCTTTCAGCACAACAATCAATTGGCTATTGATTAGTGCTTCAGGAGAAGTGGCCACCCTGTGGATAGACTTTTTCTGTGGGGACAGTCTATTTGGATGTCTCATGCTGACATTAGCAATAGACTTTTGGCTTTTGTGGGGACCATGAGGGTCTATCACTGTAGTCCCTCGTCACAGCCTAAAGAGAATTTACTGAGAAATACTGTTGGATCAGTCACAGTGATCCTAACCGGGCATGATACTGAAGCACATTAAATCAATTTGCCGTGtacacaaaatcatttttaacatgTGTTTTCCTCTTGATTTCGTTTCCGTGCAAATGAAGCTGGAAAGACGGTCTGGCGTTCTGTgctctcatacacagacatcGTCCTGACTTGATCGATTACTCCAAACTCAACAAGGTCTGCCGGACCTGAGTGTGTTGGGTGTGCATGGGAAGAGCCTGCTGACCAAACTAACCCACATAGAGAGGGTTGTCTCAGAAAAGCAATCAAAGCCCCAACTCTTCTAATGGAGACCGCTTGTTTCCACATGCATGTTAGTCCCTGCCATTTATTCGTTTTATAGCATAAAAAGTGGGaccatacattaaaaaaaatcctaacaCAACTGCTATTTTATCTTTTCTGAACCGTTATTAATTTAACCAACATCATAATTacaaatataatacatttatgAGATATGTTGATGATTAAGTTATTTTTAGAGTCTAGTTTCATGTCATGGTTTGTCCTACTGCACTGGACCTTCAGTGTTTAGACTTGTCTGTAATAAGTGTCAGGGGAGAAGGTTAGAGGACAGGAAGACTGTGTCACAGGCTGGAATAGCATTTTCGGTAACGCGAGCCAAAACCCAGAGGAGATCCCAGGATTACCCTTGCTATGACAGGCAGCTGAATTGGCTTGTGATGTTGACTTTTGTAAAGGTACAAGGCTCTCCCACTCACTGGACTTTGGACGTTCTACCTCACCAACAAAAGCCATGATACAAATCTTCAGCTCTTTGCgtacagaaaataaacattcatgactgaatgaatgcGATTTGTAGTTGAAattgcttctctctctatcttttttttaacctattCATGTCCGAAGTATTTTAATGTCAGATAATTTACGTCATTTCTTTTGCATGGGTTACTGCTAACAAGAGCCAGTAAATTGAAGTTTGTGAAACAGTTCCACCTCTCTTTATAACCCAGTTTGAATGGAAATTCTAGACTATTTTCAGTAACCTTCATAATGAGCCAATCCTGTATTAAAcactaaattaaaaatgcacatttattaATGAAGTGCTTTATTTCCacagtaattactgtaaaaCTATATTCATTTTTCTTGGATTTGACTAATAATGACCTAGTTTTTGGTAAAGGTGCTGCAGACATTGACCAGCCCTCTATATTGTAGGATGATCCTGTGGGTAATCTGAATCTAGCTTTGGAAATTGCAGAGAAACATCTCGACATCCCAAAAATGTTGGACCCAGAGGGTAAGCAGTTCAGTTCTCTTTTTCCACACAAACGAAGGTTGTGGAAAGTCCTCCCGGCCACCGCCCCTCTGTTCTGTACACGTCAGGGGTAGGCAGTCCTCCTACAGGAAAGTTGTCATGCAATCAGGCTGCTGTTCCAGCACTATTCAGTTAATCTTATAATCAGTTTAATTCAGATATTAATGTATTGAGGGGACCCTTCAGCATTAGACACAGACGAGTACGATCATGACTAGAACAAAATCCTAGTGCAGTCCTCTCGAAGACCATTACCCGGCCAGGGTGCACATATTTTTAGAAAACACTTCCTGCCAGATGGCACAGATACCTACCGGTCATattgttcaagttcaagttcaagtgtTTATCCATCACGCACAATGTCGAGACATTGGCAGTGAAATGTTGTCccactgttttttccccctttcccctttctcccttttctcttcaGACATCATCAACACCCCAAAACCAGATGAGAGGGCTATAATGACATATGTGTCCTGTTTCTATCATGCCTTTGCTGGAGCTGAACAGGTACCACCATCACTTTTGCTTCTCTGTGAGCACCTTCAAGTGTTCACAGAAATTTGCTGGAGAcatctttattgtaaaattcaaattcaaaatttttaattcaaatttaaattctaAATCCCACCTAAACCCCACCTAAAGGCAATTTGTTGTCATAGCAGAGATGTTATAGTTAAAGCTGTCAGGTATTGGCAACTGAATACCATTAACTTACATAAACATTCACTGCAACTGGCAAAAATTGAATCCATAAtgatttccattattttgtgtCACTGGTATTTGTTGCATAAACGTCTTTTGGTTGTGCTGATTGTGTTCCCGCAGGCGGAGACGGCTGCTAACAGGATCTGTAAGGTGTTAGGAGTGAACCAGGAGAATGAGAAATTGATGGAGGACTATGAGAAACTGGCCAGTGATGTAATCAACAAAGCTCAACTACTTACATCATTTTTCAATTTGTATTCTTTTCGCTGGACTCTGATATAAACTAGATAAAGTCACTTAAGACTTTGAAAGTCTGTCAGAAAGTTTCTGTGGCTTTGagataaaagaatgaaatctTTGTGTCcagcaattctttttttttttttttctctgatccTGCCCTTTGTAGCTTCTGGAGTGGATTCGTCGGACCACCCCATGGCTGGAGAACCGTTCTGCAGAGACAAGCATGGCAGCCATGCGGCGTAAGCTGGAGGATTTCAGGGACTACAGGCGCATGCACAAACCCCCCAAAGTGCAGGAGAAATGCCAGCTGGAGATCAGCTTCAACACGCTGCAGACCAAACTGCGCATCAGCAACCGACCTGCGTTCATGCCCTCCGAGGGCAAGatggtgtctgtgagtgaaccCCCTGACCTTTATGACTTCTATAACCTCTCTTTAAGAACGGGAGGACTTGCTTTAAACCAAGCTCGCCAAGTTCTCTGTCACAGGATTGATGGAGAAGTGTCATTGAGATACTAGGATTTGTGCATCGACAATTTAACTGATTTTGTGGGTTCAATAACTGACATGATAACAACTGATTATATGGACTACTGTAAATGTGCCAAAtttgtggtttcttttttgtatttacGTGATTAAAAGAACTAAGGACACATAGTTATGTTAGCTTGTGTGCTATCATATGTAACTGAACGTAACTTAACTTAGAATGACACAGAACTGAGTTGTATTGAGGTAGTTTGTTTTgatctgttataatgttgtgtgttttcatatgtagttgcttgtgttgtgctgttactaatgttgtggttgttgttgttgctgttgttgttgttgtggctaGGACATCACCGGTGCATGGCAGGGTCTGGAGCAGGCAGAGAAAGGCTATGAGGAGTGGTTGCTTGGGGAACTGCGACGTTTGGAGCGTCTCGATCACCTGGCCGAGAAGTTTCGTCAGAAAGCTGCCACCCATGAGGGCTGGTCAGAAGGTCAGAAAACCACAGACATGCCTACTCCTTTCCGTGTGAGCTCCACAGTCGGTTTGGTAGAGGACACTATGGTGCAATGAAATTTCAACTTACCAGAAAAACCTACCATTTAACAACCTTTTTGTTCAGTCCAGCTTTCAGTCCATATGAAATGTTATGAGCTTGAAACAATaaagatcattttcatttgaggGTGCCCCTTCACtctcccaaaaacacacacacacacacacacacacacacacacatgcacacatcctGAATTGATGCTGTTATTGCAGGTAAAGAGCAGTTGCTTCTGCAGAGGGACTATGAATCGGCGTCTCTGACTGAGGTTCGAGCCTTGTTGAGAAGACACGAGGCCTTTGAGAGTGACCTGGCTGCACACCAGGACCGTGTGGAGCAGATAGCAGCCATTGCACAGGAACTCAAGTATGTTCCCAGAATTCACCAGGCTCTGTGTGTCACTGGGACATGCTAGTCACAGATTCAGCACTGAGTTACTGACACAGTGGCCATAATGCTTGCTATGCTAGTGGAGAGCATagttaaaaaatgaaactctTGACCTTTTAGTAGTAGTGTGTTTTGCTGATTAGCATTGTGCCCAAAAAAGTCACTTTGGGTTTTTGTAACAGCAACTTTTgagaaatataaacaaaataaacttaaGTGTTCCAAACAATGTCAACTGTAACATCTATAAACATTTCATCAGTAGCTTCATCATCAAAAAATCTAAagcatattttttattttcagctttGTGAGAGACTTCATGTGAGGTGTTTTTATATCTGTCTCCATACAGTAACGGTGACAGCGGTTTAAATGGGCCCATCTAGTGGTCATGAAGTTAATACATTAACATGTGAGGGCAGGCAATCCAAAGTGTGGGCAATTTCATCACATCTGCAAAGCACCAATGCATTTGCATATTTCAACTCATTTAGCTCCTCATTACCTTGTCGGAAGCACCAAAGCTTAATCTGTCTGAAATTAGTTATGTTTGCTTTAAAATCCCTCACAGTGACTTAATTAGGACAGTTTCAGCTGTCTCGAAGTAGTATCAATTAAAAATCTAATTTTCAAACAACCTAACGACATTAATTAAAGTACAGTTCATACATTAgagtagggagagagaaggCTAAAGCTACTGGCTTGTCAAAAGTTTAGACTGAGGCCATTTTTAGCACATATCACCAGAACAGAACTATgctttttttgacatttctatgaaggtggTTGCCCCCTGAAACTGTCACAACATTGTCCTAAATGACAGAGAACGAAGCAAATTTAAGTACAAATTAGAAAACCGGTACATAACGTAAATGTCGACATTACAATAGGTTACATTTCATACTGGGTTTTATACGTTGGTGCAGTGTTGATGAAGGTGTTATAAATGGTTACAAACCTGTCATAGCGCACTTGCCAAAAACTATAAAACAGTGCGGTGACTGTTTTGCCTGTCTACATACTGTTGGAGAGAAGCTGGATCTAGAGGTGCCCTCTCTGGGTTGTATTGTTCTAAATCTGGCCTGTAATGGTGCCAGGGCACCTGTCCACTTTGCTCTGTGAGAACACTGCACTGGGGACtatgacaggaaagagagagagagagaagtagaaagagagagagagagagagagagagagagagagggttgatGTATGACGTGGAGCAAGACTCTGGTCACTCCCATTCCCACCACCCCTGCCACTCAGCCCTCCACCCCGTCCCCCCACACTACCAGGCCGTGCAGTCAGCTGTCTATTTGTGGAGAACCCTGTACAGGAACGCTGGCCAAACCTGCGTGCCGTCTGTGTCAAAGTTTAAGGACTCCCATGCCACCCCAGGAGGCAACCTGTTGTCACTCCCCCTCTTCTGTTTTAGTCCTCTACAATTATGCTGTCAGTGTATCAGAACAAAAAGGCTTTGAGCTGAAATggattgaatttgaatgaaaatcAGTGTAGAAAATCAGtccatgaaaatgttttaattgtgAAAAAATGGTTTTACTTAAATATCTAaatgtctatctgtctgtcctctatgtatctgtctgtcttctcatttatgtgtctgtctctttatctgcttttcctctctttgtaaTAGCACACAGTACCTCTGTATTTTCCCCAGaggtgccacacacacacacacacacacacacacacacacaggccatagGGGAAGTGTCCCGTGGTACTTTGTTGTGGTGTGATTCAGTGAACCCAGCTCAAACAGAGTGGTGGGCATGACCTTGTTGTGGCTGACAGGAGCAGATAGTGGAGGCTCTCAGATAAGATAAATAATATTGACCTGTGTGACTATGGTAAATGACAGGCTGTATCAGAGCCCATGACATTGCCGTGGGGGAGGTGTGCTCTTCGTTTCTCACGCGTGCTCTCTCAGGTTACCCAGAAAGAGCTGCCCGTGCCCTCGGAGAGCTGGATGACCTTGAGTGGCTCACAGTGTTCTCGGGTATTGCCAGGTGGCTGGGAGGCCAGTctaccctccctctctgtctctctttctctctctctctctctctctctctctctctctctctctctctcgttctgtcagTTCAGTCAGGCCGTTTATGTAGTATAGGGACACAGTTGTGGCATTCGGAACGCTTGTGAATGTTTACTTGTTTTGACCCTCTCTCTGGTGTATAGCACTAAAAACCCTCTGAACCTGTGTCCCTTTTATTGGAGAATGGAAAATGTGGAGTTTGTGGCttattgaaatgaatgacaaaCAGGATTCAGCTACTGACTCAGAGGGGAAGTCCggagataagtgtgtgtgtgtgtgtgtgtgtgtgtgtgtgtgtgcacgccatGTTTTAGTGACGTGTTGGTTAGAGTGAAGCTTTGAATTAGGGTTGGGGTAGCGTTAGGGTTAGATAATTATTCGTTAATTACAGGAAGATATGAAGATATGGATCAAGGAATATATTATTCTTCAATTACATTAAGATGtgaatacaaacgtgtgtgtgtgtgtgtgtgtgtgtgcgtgtgcgtgtgtgtgaaaggtgcAATAAAAGAATGTAGAAGTGTTTCATTTGTAATACATCTTTGgctgataaattatttccataAAATCAGGACAACACAGCTGCTGGGCTCCTGATTATAAcagctgtctccctctccctctctctctctctctctctctgtctttctctctccttacatCATTCCTCTCTCAGCTGAGGTGAGTTGCTGGAGAGTATGGATTTTCCTCTGCCTTGCTGGCAGATGCACTTTGAACATGAGGTGATTCCTGTTGTGGGGTCATTGTTTAGTCAGACTCACTATCGTGAGCAGAAGGTCAGGAGGTTACACTTTGTGGTGGTTTGTACAGAATGCACTAATTCATCTGACGTTCAGTGAATACGTTCCCCTCATTTAACATTGCACCAGTGCATTTGAATGTACCAAATCATCAGCTTGATGACATCTGAATGACCTTTTTCGCTGAATGAACTTCAGTGATTATTTAATGAAAAGCCAGAAATATTTTCCTGGGCTTCGTTTATTTGTTACCGCTGTGGGTGGCTCTATTGGCATCATGTCTAATTTAGTGAAGAAACTGGAAGCAGTTGGTGTCAATTTCCTCGGCAGGCGGACAGATGACTCATATGTAACTTTTGAGGTGAAATTAAGCGAGTAAAAGGGGAAGGAagcataaataaatgtgtgtttgtctgcagtgaACTGGACTACCATGCCTCTGCCACCATTAATGAACGATGCCAGAGGATTTGCGACCAGTGGGACCAACTGGGAACGCTCACCCAAAAGAGGCGGGAAGC contains:
- the LOC115811154 gene encoding alpha-actinin-2; this encodes MMTQVETMQYNNGYDQEVYMMQEDEWDRDLLLDPAWEKQQRKTFTAWCNSHLRKAGTQIENIEEDFRNGLKLMLLLEVISGERLPKPDRGKMRFHKIANVNKALDYITSKGVKLVSIGAEEIVDGNVKMTLGMIWTIILRFAIQDISVEETSAKEGLLLWCQRKTAPYRNVNVQNFHCSWKDGLAFCALIHRHRPDLIDYSKLNKDDPVGNLNLALEIAEKHLDIPKMLDPEDIINTPKPDERAIMTYVSCFYHAFAGAEQAETAANRICKVLGVNQENEKLMEDYEKLASDLLEWIRRTTPWLENRSAETSMAAMRRKLEDFRDYRRMHKPPKVQEKCQLEISFNTLQTKLRISNRPAFMPSEGKMVSDITGAWQGLEQAEKGYEEWLLGELRRLERLDHLAEKFRQKAATHEGWSEGKEQLLLQRDYESASLTEVRALLRRHEAFESDLAAHQDRVEQIAAIAQELNELDYHASATINERCQRICDQWDQLGTLTQKRREALERTEKLLETIDQLFLEFAKRSAPFNNWMEGAMEDLQDMFMVHSVDEIQNLISAHDQFKATLPEADAERQAILGIHNEVQKIAQSYGISPSLSNPYTSITPADLNLKWDKVKRLVPQRDSALQEELSRQHANERLRRQFAAQANVIGPWIQTRMEEIGHSSADIGGTLEDHMNQLKNIEHVIINYKPNIDKLEGDHQVIQESLIFDNKHTNYTMEHLRVGWELLLTTIARTINEVETQILTRDAKGISQQQINEFRSSFSHFDRKKKGGMETDDFRACLISMGYDLGEAEFARIMSLVDPNGTGLVTFQSFVDFMTRETGDTDTAEQVVASFRILAADKPYILVEELRRELPPEQAEYCISRMPLYTGPDGVPGALDYTAFSSALYGESDL